A genomic segment from Microbacterium sp. SORGH_AS_0428 encodes:
- a CDS encoding aldo/keto reductase → MPIAADDPRLLSPYIAKATRYDDVPFARAGASGVRLPRVSLGLWQNFGRGRSIETQREILLHAVDRGVVHIDLANNYGPPYGAAETTFGTVLESDLRRYRDELFLTTKAGYDMWPGPYGDGGSRKYLMRSLEQSLTRMRTDYVDVFYSHRVDPDTPLEETMQALVDIVRSGKALYVGISNYPAELTRRAHALLAAEGVRLLVHQPRYSLFDRTPEAELFPALRELRVGSAVFSPLAQGLLTAKYLDGTVPADSRAADSHFLNSSALTDDYLRRIRGIDAVARDAGLSIPQLAIAWVLRDEVVTTAIIGASRPGQIDDAIAASKAELSPEVVAALDEFAAPVGGSVN, encoded by the coding sequence ATGCCCATCGCCGCCGATGACCCCCGCCTGCTCTCGCCGTACATCGCGAAGGCGACCCGCTACGACGATGTGCCGTTCGCGCGAGCCGGCGCCAGCGGGGTGCGTCTGCCCCGTGTCTCGCTGGGGCTGTGGCAGAACTTCGGCCGAGGCCGCTCGATCGAGACACAGCGTGAGATCCTCCTCCACGCGGTAGACCGCGGCGTCGTTCACATCGATCTCGCGAACAACTACGGCCCGCCCTACGGCGCCGCCGAGACGACGTTCGGCACCGTGCTCGAGAGCGACCTGCGCCGCTACCGCGACGAGCTGTTCCTCACGACGAAGGCCGGCTACGACATGTGGCCGGGGCCGTACGGTGATGGCGGGTCACGCAAGTATCTGATGCGTTCGCTCGAGCAGAGTCTCACGCGGATGCGCACCGACTACGTCGACGTGTTCTACTCCCACCGCGTCGACCCCGACACGCCCCTCGAAGAGACGATGCAGGCGCTCGTCGACATCGTGCGCAGCGGCAAGGCGCTGTACGTCGGCATCTCCAACTACCCGGCAGAGCTCACGCGTCGCGCGCACGCGCTGCTCGCCGCCGAGGGCGTGCGCCTGCTCGTGCACCAGCCCCGTTACTCGCTGTTCGACCGCACCCCCGAGGCGGAGCTGTTCCCCGCCCTGCGGGAGCTGCGGGTCGGCAGTGCCGTCTTCTCGCCGCTGGCCCAGGGGCTGCTGACCGCGAAGTACCTCGACGGCACCGTCCCGGCCGACTCGCGCGCCGCCGACAGTCACTTCCTCAACAGCAGCGCGCTCACCGACGACTACCTGCGCCGCATCCGGGGTATCGATGCCGTTGCTCGGGATGCGGGTCTGTCGATCCCGCAGCTCGCGATCGCGTGGGTGCTGCGCGACGAGGTCGTGACCACCGCGATCATCGGCGCCTCGCGTCCGGGTCAGATCGATGACGCCATCGCC
- a CDS encoding alpha/beta hydrolase, with the protein MAYVTTEDGAEIYFKDWGSTDAQPIVFHHGWPLSSDDWDAQMLFFLSKGFRVIATDRRGHGRSSQIGTGHDMDHYASDVNAVVEHLDLHDAIHIGHSTGGGQVARYVAKYGEPQGRVTKAVLVSSVPPLMVQTEANPEGTPISVFDGFREALAANRAEFFEAVASGPFYGFNREGVTPSQPVIDNWWRQGMTGSALAHYLGIKAFSETDQTEDLKAITVPVFVIQGDDDQVVPYKDAALKQHELLQNSTLKIYEGYPHGMLTTHADVINPDILAFIQQ; encoded by the coding sequence ATGGCTTACGTGACCACCGAAGACGGCGCAGAGATCTACTTCAAGGACTGGGGCAGCACCGACGCCCAGCCCATCGTGTTCCACCACGGCTGGCCCCTCTCGTCGGACGACTGGGACGCCCAGATGCTGTTCTTCCTCAGCAAGGGCTTCCGCGTCATCGCGACCGACCGCCGCGGCCACGGCCGTTCCTCGCAGATCGGCACCGGCCACGACATGGACCACTACGCGAGCGACGTGAACGCCGTCGTCGAGCACCTCGACCTGCACGATGCGATCCACATCGGCCACTCGACGGGTGGCGGCCAGGTGGCCCGCTACGTGGCGAAGTACGGCGAGCCCCAGGGACGCGTCACCAAGGCGGTGCTCGTGTCGTCCGTGCCGCCGCTCATGGTGCAGACCGAGGCGAACCCCGAAGGCACGCCGATCTCGGTGTTCGACGGCTTCCGTGAGGCGCTCGCCGCCAACCGTGCGGAGTTCTTCGAGGCCGTCGCATCCGGGCCTTTCTACGGCTTCAACCGCGAGGGCGTCACCCCCTCGCAGCCCGTGATCGACAACTGGTGGCGTCAGGGCATGACCGGCAGCGCGCTCGCCCACTACCTGGGCATCAAGGCGTTCTCCGAGACCGACCAGACCGAGGACCTGAAGGCCATCACGGTTCCCGTGTTCGTCATCCAGGGCGATGACGACCAGGTCGTCCCGTACAAGGATGCGGCCCTCAAGCAGCACGAGCTCCTGCAGAACTCCACGCTGAAGATCTACGAGGGCTACCCGCACGGCATGCTGACCACGCACGCCGATGTGATCAACCCCGACATCCTGGCCTTCATCCAGCAGTGA
- a CDS encoding ribokinase — translation MLGPLCVVGSINVDLTATTDRLPGAGETVLGGWLRRDPGGKGANQAVAAARLGASVRMVGAVGDDTDGHAMLQNLREAGVDTSDVWLGDDPTGTALIIVDQAGENQIVVCPGANDTVRLDGVGFQAHEAVLAQQEIPVSAIAALAEVPGFLALNAAPAREVPQAILERADLVIVNETEYELLPALAAARRVAVTYGSDGAALREGGREVARVSAPRVAAINSVGAGDAFCAALTLALHAGWDDVAALTAACAVGADAVTYEGAQPPLRRLETYC, via the coding sequence ATGCTCGGTCCCCTCTGCGTCGTCGGTAGCATCAACGTCGATCTGACGGCCACCACCGATCGGCTGCCCGGCGCCGGAGAGACCGTCCTCGGCGGATGGTTGCGGCGCGACCCCGGCGGCAAGGGGGCCAACCAGGCGGTGGCCGCGGCGCGTCTGGGCGCCAGCGTGCGCATGGTCGGCGCCGTCGGCGACGACACCGACGGGCACGCGATGCTGCAGAACCTGCGGGAGGCGGGCGTCGACACGAGCGATGTGTGGCTCGGCGACGATCCGACCGGCACCGCACTGATCATCGTCGACCAGGCCGGTGAGAATCAGATCGTCGTGTGCCCGGGCGCGAACGACACCGTGCGACTCGACGGCGTGGGGTTCCAGGCGCACGAAGCCGTGCTGGCGCAGCAGGAGATCCCGGTGTCCGCGATCGCGGCGCTGGCCGAGGTGCCCGGCTTCCTCGCCCTGAACGCGGCGCCCGCACGCGAGGTGCCGCAGGCCATCCTCGAGCGCGCGGACCTCGTGATCGTGAACGAGACCGAGTACGAACTGCTGCCGGCGCTCGCCGCCGCCCGCCGTGTGGCGGTCACCTACGGCTCCGACGGTGCCGCGCTGCGAGAGGGCGGCCGCGAGGTCGCACGGGTGAGTGCCCCGCGGGTCGCCGCGATCAACTCCGTCGGAGCGGGCGACGCGTTCTGCGCGGCACTGACCTTGGCGTTGCACGCCGGATGGGACGACGTCGCGGCCCTCACCGCCGCCTGCGCGGTCGGCGCGGATGCGGTCACTTACGAGGGTGCGCAGCCGCCTCTGCGCCGCCTCGAGACCTACTGCTGA
- a CDS encoding nucleoside hydrolase, translating into MTEPTPVYLDCDTGVDDAVALAYLLASPAIELVGVGTVSGNISAAEATRNTLDLLALAGRDDIPVAQGAHDHLDHPYGGGAQWVHGENGIGGVELPRSQREAESRTAVELLIDLSHTYAGRLHVLTIGPMTNLAHALEADPTLPERVAAVTTMGGAALAPGNITAAAEANVYNDPQAAAALLAADWDVTLVPLDATMEHTMSEQQRERLAADERPFVSAIGRILDHYFDFYRDTYGHRTCALHDPLAAAIVGGVTPSRAPRVPVTVDVTDGPGRGQTIADLRGQRVAMRDHDGVRTRIVLDVDADVADHLIGTILAG; encoded by the coding sequence ATGACCGAGCCCACCCCCGTCTATCTGGACTGCGACACCGGCGTGGACGACGCCGTCGCGCTGGCGTACCTGCTGGCCTCTCCGGCGATCGAGCTCGTCGGAGTCGGCACCGTGAGCGGCAACATCTCCGCCGCCGAGGCCACGCGCAACACACTCGACCTGCTCGCCCTCGCCGGCCGTGACGACATCCCCGTGGCGCAGGGCGCGCACGACCACCTCGACCATCCCTACGGGGGCGGGGCGCAGTGGGTGCACGGCGAGAACGGCATCGGCGGCGTCGAGCTGCCGCGAAGCCAGCGGGAGGCCGAGTCCCGCACCGCCGTCGAGCTGCTCATCGACCTGTCCCACACATACGCCGGGCGCCTGCACGTGCTGACGATCGGGCCGATGACGAACCTCGCGCACGCCCTCGAGGCCGACCCCACCCTTCCCGAGCGCGTCGCCGCGGTGACCACCATGGGCGGCGCGGCCCTCGCGCCCGGCAACATCACGGCGGCCGCCGAGGCGAACGTCTACAACGACCCGCAGGCGGCGGCCGCCCTCCTCGCCGCCGACTGGGACGTCACGCTCGTGCCCCTGGACGCGACCATGGAGCACACCATGAGCGAGCAACAGCGCGAGCGGCTCGCCGCCGACGAGCGCCCGTTCGTCTCGGCGATCGGACGGATCCTCGATCACTACTTCGACTTCTACCGCGACACCTACGGGCACCGCACGTGCGCGCTGCACGACCCGCTCGCGGCCGCGATCGTGGGCGGCGTCACGCCGTCACGCGCACCCCGTGTGCCAGTGACGGTCGACGTCACCGACGGACCCGGACGCGGTCAGACGATCGCCGACCTCCGCGGCCAGCGCGTGGCGATGCGCGACCACGACGGCGTGCGCACGCGCATCGTGCTCGACGTCGACGCGGATGTGGCCGACCACCTGATCGGCACGATCCTCGCGGGCTGA
- a CDS encoding EamA family transporter, with translation MTARSGSTSAVALVLVGLACQEVGASLAVLLFDEVGPLGMVMLRLVFAAIVLLLIARPSLRGHSRAAWLAVVRFGLVLALMNGLFYLALERLPLGVTVTIEVLGPLTLSIIAARRASAWLWAGLAFLGVVALGGGGWDRLDALGVVFALGAAASWALYILASARVGREFVRLDGLALAMAVGAVLSLPFGIVDAGGALLRPDLLALGAGVAVLSSTIPYALELSALRRLAASTFAILMSLGPATASIAGFLLLGQHLSVLEVAGIALVIAASIGAVLMAPRARRQDEPVA, from the coding sequence GTGACCGCTCGCTCCGGATCCACCTCCGCTGTCGCCCTCGTCCTGGTCGGCCTCGCCTGTCAGGAGGTCGGCGCCTCGCTCGCCGTCCTGCTGTTCGACGAGGTCGGACCCCTCGGCATGGTCATGCTGCGGCTCGTCTTCGCGGCGATCGTGCTGCTGCTCATCGCGCGGCCGAGCCTGCGGGGGCACTCGCGGGCGGCGTGGCTCGCGGTCGTCCGGTTCGGGCTGGTATTGGCGCTGATGAACGGGCTGTTCTACCTCGCTCTCGAGCGCCTGCCGCTCGGCGTCACCGTGACGATCGAGGTGCTCGGGCCGCTGACGCTGTCGATCATCGCCGCGCGTCGGGCCTCCGCGTGGCTCTGGGCGGGGCTCGCGTTCCTGGGCGTCGTCGCGCTCGGCGGGGGCGGATGGGACCGCCTCGATGCGCTCGGCGTGGTCTTCGCGCTGGGAGCCGCCGCGAGCTGGGCGCTGTACATCCTCGCCTCGGCGCGCGTCGGACGCGAGTTCGTCCGCCTCGACGGCCTCGCATTGGCCATGGCCGTGGGAGCCGTGCTCTCCCTGCCCTTCGGCATCGTGGATGCGGGTGGTGCGCTGCTGCGCCCCGACCTGCTGGCGCTGGGGGCCGGGGTGGCCGTGCTGTCCTCGACGATCCCCTACGCGCTGGAGCTGTCGGCGTTGCGGCGACTGGCCGCATCCACGTTCGCGATCCTCATGAGCCTCGGACCGGCGACGGCGTCGATCGCCGGCTTTCTCCTCCTCGGGCAGCACCTGAGCGTGCTCGAGGTCGCGGGCATCGCCCTGGTGATCGCCGCGAGCATCGGTGCGGTGCTCATGGCGCCGCGCGCCCGGCGCCAGGACGAACCGGTCGCCTGA
- a CDS encoding serine hydrolase domain-containing protein: MPISSGFKRAAAAIAGAAAIVLALAGCTQAKSIEIDVPTQVEGAFPADTQTQLESAVDFAMAATGSTGAIVGVWAPWSGSWVAGVGEASVDDVFRVGDLTRPMICDVLYEMVDAGKVSLDDEVRTYVPSVAGLSGVTLGMLCDGTSGLGSYGAVLQDDAIGLPARQWNAAELAAYGITGFDPATAGAAWHDSDTGYVLLGLALENAGSESASALLDEHVFAPLGLTRTSLPGSTAAKPGQPSLTGSAVAAGPRWRPELRRAA, encoded by the coding sequence ATGCCGATCAGTTCCGGCTTCAAACGCGCTGCCGCCGCGATCGCCGGCGCAGCCGCCATCGTTCTCGCGCTCGCGGGCTGCACGCAGGCCAAGAGCATCGAGATCGACGTTCCCACGCAGGTGGAGGGCGCCTTCCCGGCAGACACGCAGACGCAGCTCGAATCCGCGGTGGACTTCGCGATGGCCGCGACCGGTTCGACCGGCGCGATCGTCGGAGTCTGGGCGCCGTGGAGTGGATCGTGGGTGGCCGGTGTCGGCGAGGCCTCGGTCGACGACGTGTTCCGGGTGGGCGATCTCACCCGTCCGATGATCTGCGACGTCCTTTACGAGATGGTGGATGCGGGCAAGGTCTCGCTCGACGACGAGGTGCGCACATACGTCCCGAGTGTCGCGGGCCTCAGCGGCGTGACCCTCGGGATGCTGTGCGACGGAACGAGCGGTCTCGGTTCGTACGGTGCCGTGCTGCAGGACGACGCGATCGGCCTGCCCGCACGCCAGTGGAATGCCGCGGAGCTCGCCGCTTACGGCATCACCGGGTTCGACCCGGCCACGGCGGGCGCCGCGTGGCACGACTCCGACACGGGGTACGTGCTGCTCGGACTCGCCCTCGAGAACGCCGGCTCCGAGAGCGCCTCGGCCCTGCTCGACGAGCACGTGTTCGCGCCGCTGGGTCTGACCCGCACCAGCCTGCCCGGGAGCACGGCCGCGAAGCCGGGACAGCCTTCGCTGACCGGGTCTGCTGTCGCAGCCGGGCCCCGATGGCGCCCTGAACTGCGCCGAGCCGCGTGA
- a CDS encoding DUF2470 domain-containing protein produces the protein MTHVFDDETLAGVLGHMNSDHSDDNMLFARAFGPHPAPVGARMVGFDGDGGDWVITAAGGSSIDMRLTWPGGPITQRAEVRREIVALYDAACAELGIEPRPH, from the coding sequence ATGACGCACGTTTTCGACGACGAGACACTGGCCGGTGTCCTCGGGCACATGAACTCCGACCACTCCGACGACAACATGCTCTTCGCGCGCGCCTTCGGTCCGCATCCAGCGCCCGTGGGCGCACGCATGGTCGGATTCGACGGCGACGGCGGGGACTGGGTCATCACGGCGGCCGGGGGCTCGAGCATCGACATGCGGCTGACGTGGCCCGGAGGTCCCATCACCCAGCGCGCCGAGGTGCGGCGCGAGATCGTCGCGCTGTATGACGCCGCGTGCGCCGAACTGGGCATCGAGCCGCGTCCTCACTGA
- a CDS encoding biliverdin-producing heme oxygenase encodes MSEPIPFSAALRERSSGAHSGSEGAGFMSDLIKGEGTRDDYIALVAQHWFIYEALESAAERMRRDPVAAVFISERLTRLPALAADLEYLVGADWRERIEPLPTTRRYVDRINQVGATWPGGFVAHHYTRYLGDLSGGLFIGKLMQRRFGFDTNGIGFYIFADIADPKEFKEHYRVQLDAAPWDEAEKERVIDEVLLAYRFNTELFEDLARAKAEAAA; translated from the coding sequence ATGAGCGAGCCGATCCCGTTCTCCGCAGCCCTCCGCGAGCGTTCCAGTGGTGCCCACTCGGGCAGCGAGGGCGCCGGATTCATGTCCGACCTCATCAAGGGCGAGGGCACGCGCGACGATTACATCGCGCTCGTCGCGCAGCACTGGTTCATCTACGAGGCGCTGGAGTCCGCCGCCGAGCGGATGCGGCGCGACCCGGTCGCGGCGGTGTTCATCAGCGAGCGGCTGACCCGTCTGCCCGCTCTCGCCGCCGATCTCGAGTACCTCGTCGGTGCCGATTGGCGTGAGCGCATCGAACCGCTGCCGACCACGCGCCGCTACGTCGACCGCATCAACCAGGTCGGCGCGACGTGGCCGGGCGGATTCGTCGCCCACCACTACACCCGCTACCTCGGCGACCTCTCGGGCGGGCTGTTCATCGGCAAGCTCATGCAGCGGCGGTTCGGCTTCGACACCAACGGCATCGGGTTCTACATCTTCGCGGACATCGCCGACCCGAAGGAGTTCAAGGAGCACTACCGCGTGCAGCTCGACGCCGCCCCCTGGGACGAGGCCGAGAAGGAGCGCGTGATCGACGAGGTGCTGCTGGCCTACCGGTTCAACACCGAGCTGTTCGAGGACCTCGCCCGCGCGAAGGCCGAAGCCGCCGCCTGA
- a CDS encoding ATP-dependent RecD-like DNA helicase produces the protein MSTPALSAEQQALFRLIEDTREHVFVTGRAGTGKSTLLQHLAWNTSKQIAVCAPTGVAALNVEGQTIHSLFRLPIGLIANSELDQSDATRKLLNAIDTLVIDEISMVNADLMDAIDRALRQARGRRAEPFGGVQMVMFGDPYQLAPVPPRGDELRYVRDHYHSFWFFDAHVWAGESSGDGLMDMGRYGADLHVAELREIHRQSDPGFKALLNAVRYGQVTADMAKILNDTGARTPPEFSADEPIITLATRNDRVNAINRRHLDALAGRVQTARAEVSGDFGRGEAAFPAEQELQLKVGAQVMFLRNDTQSYGDGPRWVNGTIGTVVKIAGSIVRVEIDGRDYDVEPAVWERFRYAYDAASRSLSREVVAEFTQFPLRLAWAVTIHKSQGKTYDRAIVDLGAGAFAPGQTYVALSRLTSLDGLYLSRPLRPSDIRVDADVQRFMSRARA, from the coding sequence GTGAGCACCCCCGCCCTGTCCGCCGAGCAGCAGGCGCTGTTCCGGCTCATCGAGGACACGCGGGAGCACGTTTTCGTCACCGGCCGTGCCGGCACCGGCAAGTCGACGCTGCTGCAGCACCTGGCCTGGAACACGTCGAAGCAGATCGCCGTGTGCGCGCCGACGGGCGTCGCCGCGCTCAACGTCGAGGGACAGACGATCCACTCGTTGTTCCGGCTGCCCATCGGCCTCATCGCGAACAGCGAACTCGACCAGTCGGATGCGACCCGCAAGCTCCTCAACGCGATCGACACGCTCGTGATCGATGAGATCTCGATGGTCAACGCGGACCTCATGGATGCCATCGACCGGGCGCTGCGCCAGGCCCGTGGCCGACGCGCCGAGCCGTTCGGCGGCGTGCAGATGGTCATGTTCGGCGATCCGTACCAGCTGGCACCCGTGCCGCCGCGGGGCGACGAGCTGCGCTATGTGCGCGATCACTACCACTCGTTCTGGTTCTTCGACGCGCACGTGTGGGCAGGGGAGTCGAGCGGAGACGGCCTCATGGACATGGGGCGGTACGGCGCCGACCTCCACGTCGCCGAGCTGCGCGAGATCCATCGGCAGTCGGATCCGGGGTTCAAGGCCCTGTTGAACGCGGTGCGCTACGGTCAGGTCACCGCGGACATGGCGAAGATCCTCAACGACACGGGCGCCCGCACGCCCCCGGAGTTCTCCGCGGACGAGCCCATCATCACGCTCGCGACCCGCAACGACCGCGTCAACGCGATCAACCGGCGCCACCTGGACGCCCTCGCCGGTCGCGTGCAGACGGCGCGCGCCGAGGTCAGCGGCGACTTCGGGCGGGGAGAGGCCGCGTTCCCCGCCGAGCAGGAGCTGCAGCTGAAGGTGGGTGCGCAGGTCATGTTCCTGCGCAACGACACCCAGTCCTACGGCGACGGCCCGCGCTGGGTGAACGGCACCATCGGCACGGTGGTCAAGATCGCCGGCAGCATCGTCCGGGTCGAGATCGACGGCCGGGACTACGACGTCGAGCCCGCGGTCTGGGAACGTTTCCGTTACGCGTACGACGCCGCATCCCGCTCGCTCAGCCGGGAGGTCGTGGCCGAGTTCACGCAGTTCCCACTGCGATTGGCATGGGCGGTCACGATCCACAAGTCGCAGGGCAAGACGTACGACCGCGCCATCGTCGACCTCGGGGCGGGCGCCTTCGCACCCGGACAGACCTATGTCGCGCTGTCGCGGCTCACCTCGCTCGACGGCCTGTACCTGTCGCGGCCGCTCCGGCCCTCCGACATCCGCGTGGACGCCGACGTGCAGCGGTTCATGTCCCGCGCCCGCGCCTGA
- a CDS encoding cytochrome c oxidase assembly protein, protein MTTASARAAGPRSGGPGGVSATTLRVAGPVILGVTALVALIVALAYGGGAAPLVIADAGPVVRWGLPIATLVLNLAAATMVGSLVLALFGLRPEDRAFEIALDTASIGAAVFTVAAAVTGFFTFVNVFNAAPSADAVFGQQLGRFLVEVELGRTWLITTVAGAVLTVLTFAVRAWTPTLLVAMLALASLVPMGTQGHSGELANHSVAVTSLVLHILAAAVWLGGLVLLVVIRPVVARSGQIALLRRYSSIALVAFIVVAVSGSVRAWVSVEALPALLSPYGGILAVKVLALIGLGLLGAWYRLRLISRMNENASARRFWTLIGVELALMGIASGAAAALARTPPPTDQQPPVARTPAEFLTDAPVPPELTPLRWITAWNIDLLWLFVVAFGIFLYLAGVWRLHRRGDRWPLYRTIMWVAGMLLLLWVTSGAVNAYQEYLFSVHMVGHMLLTMAIPLLLVPGSPVTLALRAIRKRDDGTRGGREWILWAVHTPFAKVVTHPIFTALNFVASLWIFYYTDLFRWSLYDHLGHIWMVTHFLITGYLFVLSLIGIDPVPLRFPYPFRLLTLVVVIAMHAFFGVAIMMQTGLFAAEWFGAMGRTWGVTPLEDQYVGGGVAWGVGEIPSLILGITVAIQWSRSDERLQRSNDRQADRTGDAELEEYNARLAAIAARDARRGQG, encoded by the coding sequence ATGACGACCGCCTCTGCCCGCGCCGCCGGCCCCCGATCGGGCGGCCCGGGAGGGGTCTCGGCGACCACGCTGCGCGTCGCGGGCCCTGTCATCCTGGGAGTCACCGCCCTCGTGGCACTCATCGTCGCCCTGGCCTACGGCGGAGGCGCGGCGCCTCTGGTCATCGCCGACGCCGGACCCGTCGTCCGCTGGGGCCTTCCCATCGCCACCCTCGTGCTGAACCTCGCGGCGGCGACCATGGTCGGCTCTCTCGTGCTCGCGCTGTTCGGCCTGCGGCCCGAGGACCGTGCCTTCGAGATCGCGCTGGACACCGCATCCATCGGCGCCGCGGTGTTCACCGTCGCGGCCGCCGTCACCGGGTTCTTCACCTTCGTCAACGTCTTCAATGCGGCCCCGAGCGCGGATGCGGTGTTCGGACAGCAACTCGGCCGCTTCCTCGTCGAGGTCGAGCTCGGCCGGACCTGGCTCATCACCACGGTCGCCGGCGCCGTGCTCACGGTGCTGACCTTCGCGGTGCGTGCGTGGACCCCGACTCTGCTCGTCGCCATGCTGGCGCTCGCCTCCCTCGTGCCGATGGGCACGCAGGGCCACTCCGGAGAGCTGGCGAACCACAGCGTCGCGGTCACCTCGCTCGTGCTGCACATCCTGGCCGCGGCCGTCTGGCTGGGAGGCCTCGTGCTGCTGGTCGTGATCCGGCCCGTCGTGGCGCGCTCGGGTCAGATCGCCCTGCTGCGGCGCTACTCCAGCATCGCCCTCGTCGCCTTCATCGTCGTCGCGGTCTCGGGCTCCGTCCGCGCCTGGGTCAGCGTCGAGGCGCTGCCCGCCCTGCTGAGCCCCTACGGCGGCATCCTCGCGGTCAAGGTCTTGGCCCTCATCGGTCTCGGCCTGCTCGGCGCCTGGTACCGGCTGCGGCTCATCTCGCGGATGAACGAGAACGCGAGCGCCCGGCGGTTCTGGACCCTCATCGGTGTGGAGCTGGCCCTCATGGGCATCGCCAGCGGGGCCGCCGCCGCTCTCGCGCGCACGCCCCCGCCCACGGACCAGCAGCCGCCGGTCGCACGCACCCCCGCCGAGTTCCTCACCGACGCTCCCGTGCCGCCGGAGCTCACGCCGCTGCGGTGGATCACGGCGTGGAACATCGACCTGCTGTGGCTGTTCGTCGTGGCCTTCGGGATCTTCCTGTACCTCGCCGGCGTGTGGCGCCTGCATCGCCGCGGCGACCGCTGGCCGCTCTATCGCACGATCATGTGGGTCGCCGGCATGCTGCTGCTGCTGTGGGTGACCTCGGGCGCGGTGAACGCATACCAGGAGTACCTGTTCAGTGTGCACATGGTCGGTCACATGCTGCTCACGATGGCGATCCCGCTGCTGCTCGTGCCCGGCTCACCGGTCACGCTCGCACTGCGCGCCATCCGCAAGCGCGACGACGGCACGCGCGGCGGCCGGGAGTGGATCCTGTGGGCGGTGCACACGCCCTTCGCGAAGGTCGTCACGCATCCGATCTTCACCGCACTCAACTTCGTGGCGTCGCTGTGGATCTTCTACTACACGGACCTGTTCCGGTGGTCGCTCTACGACCACCTCGGACACATCTGGATGGTGACGCACTTCCTGATCACCGGCTACCTGTTCGTGCTCTCCCTCATCGGCATCGACCCGGTGCCGTTGCGCTTCCCCTACCCCTTCCGGCTGCTCACCCTCGTGGTCGTGATCGCGATGCACGCCTTCTTCGGCGTGGCGATCATGATGCAGACGGGCCTGTTCGCCGCCGAGTGGTTCGGCGCGATGGGTCGGACGTGGGGCGTGACACCGCTGGAGGACCAGTACGTCGGCGGCGGCGTCGCCTGGGGCGTCGGAGAGATCCCGTCCCTGATCCTCGGCATCACCGTCGCGATCCAGTGGAGCCGCAGCGACGAGCGCCTGCAGCGCTCGAACGACCGTCAGGCCGATCGCACCGGCGACGCGGAGCTCGAGGAGTACAACGCGCGCCTGGCGGCCATCGCCGCCCGCGACGCGCGTCGCGGTCAGGGCTGA
- a CDS encoding HU family DNA-binding protein, with protein sequence MADKSITKTELVASIASATGQSQSTVSSVLDSLFSTVSEAVAKGTKVSIPGWIAFEQVETSARTGRNPQTGAEIAIPAGKRVKVTAGSKLKAAVK encoded by the coding sequence ATGGCCGACAAGTCCATCACCAAGACCGAGCTCGTCGCGAGCATCGCCAGCGCCACGGGACAGAGCCAGTCCACCGTGTCGAGCGTGCTCGACTCCCTCTTCTCCACGGTCTCCGAGGCCGTCGCCAAGGGCACCAAGGTCTCCATCCCCGGTTGGATCGCGTTCGAGCAGGTCGAGACCTCCGCTCGCACCGGCCGCAACCCGCAGACCGGCGCCGAGATCGCCATCCCCGCCGGCAAGCGCGTCAAGGTGACCGCCGGTTCGAAGCTGAAGGCTGCCGTCAAGTAG
- the rpsN gene encoding 30S ribosomal protein S14, whose product MAKKSKIARNKQRQEVVDRYAAKRAELKKALVSPESTDEQREAARVGLQKLPRNASPVRLRSRDVIDGRPRGVLSKFGISRVRFRDMAHRGELPGVTKSSW is encoded by the coding sequence ATGGCTAAGAAGAGCAAGATCGCGCGCAACAAGCAGCGCCAGGAGGTCGTCGACCGCTACGCCGCCAAGCGCGCCGAGCTGAAGAAGGCGCTCGTCTCGCCCGAGTCCACCGACGAGCAGCGCGAGGCCGCCCGTGTCGGCCTGCAGAAGCTGCCGCGCAACGCGTCGCCCGTGCGCCTGCGTTCGCGTGACGTCATCGACGGCCGCCCCCGCGGTGTGCTGTCGAAGTTCGGCATCTCGCGTGTGCGCTTCCGCGACATGGCCCACCGTGGCGAGCTGCCCGGTGTGACCAAGTCCAGCTGGTAA
- the rpmG gene encoding 50S ribosomal protein L33 produces MAKKAQDVRPIIKLRSTAGTGYTYVTRKNRRNNPDRIVLKKYDPVIRKHVEFREER; encoded by the coding sequence ATGGCGAAGAAGGCTCAGGACGTCCGTCCGATCATCAAGCTGCGTTCGACCGCCGGCACGGGCTACACCTACGTGACGCGCAAGAACCGTCGCAACAACCCCGACCGCATCGTGCTCAAGAAGTACGACCCGGTCATCCGCAAGCACGTCGAATTCCGAGAGGAGCGCTGA